The following are encoded together in the Drosophila biarmipes strain raj3 chromosome 3L, RU_DBia_V1.1, whole genome shotgun sequence genome:
- the LOC108028818 gene encoding cullin homolog 1 encodes MNDEINYVESSAARRNRHRESLEHLWQKELVFLKQLFDKNIPLAPMDLIKFHDYVYLHCSSFVHNPSVRSQDPGKDLYGGLTLYLNSRLQEISKGMENIADDKDLVVEYVGHWKKYWKACEELDRGCRYLNQNWVKRERFEGHDYIHEIYRMAMIRWKEVVFSPIDRALVTAITLILRHKATEQSKLLVYQVLQSIVELYANDERQEVSVPSKLNNVFTEEVVGFYKSETLAEFQRIILSNTYTHFKHFLKYWCLAMPEINDGVQFRGFVKRHLALQLKNAIAKSLGGKEYVEAILKFRRSPLARAMRDHKNLVAVIDEVCSDTLNKMDQKVEPIRLLVIYSNELMTNKSVGDILEELKQIVEVVEFINEKDKFIQKYWRALRARQIKEISVWDGNESTMISLLTKKFGVDLTYTLKNQLDDLEKSRTKVGQFQNYMDSMGVRLCFDFRLKYFKNRGLDANFNLILPEELRIAVEQFKMFHTEYEKSKRKVVFHHGLSSGEIICNLGQSTKILEVSTLQMSILLLFNEKESFTEEELKDRLGTPMDILQPALEFWKSTSFLICSGTSVAVNTNFTSKKRRLNFNKVANGTKTRRIDEKEDSVLQLKRKKQTDAAIVRIMKKHKELEHPQLISNVVEELRYLFIPNVAFIKERIADLINKEYVMRCGRSTYRYIQ; translated from the exons ATGAATGATGAAATCAACTACGTAGAATCTTCAGCGGCAAGACGGAATCGTCACCGCGAATCTTTAGAGCACCTCTGGCAGAAGGAGTTAGTATTTCTGAAGCAGCTCTTCGATAAAAACATTCCACTTGCCCCCATGGATCTTATCAAGTTTCACGACTACGTGTACCTCCACTGCTCGAGCTTTGTTCACAATCCAAGTGTCCGTTCCCAGGATCCCGGGAAAGATCTGTACGGTGGCCTGACCCTGTACCTTAACTCACGGCTACAGGAAATATCTAAAGGAATGGAAAACATTGCGGATGACAAAGACTTGGTCGTTGAGTACGTGGGACATTGGAAGAAGTACTGGAAAGCCTGCGAGGAATTGGACCGAGGATGTCGTTACCTCAACCAAAATTGGGTGAAGCGGGAGCGGTTTGAGGGCCATGACTATATCCATGAGATATACCGCATGGCCATGATACGATGGAAGGAGGTCGTGTTTAGTCCCATTGATAGGGCACTGGTCACCGCCATTACCCTGATCTTGAGGCACAAGGCTACGGAACAATCCAAATTACTGGTGTACCAGGTGCTTCAATCAATTGTAGAGCTGTATGCTAATGATGAAAGGCAGGAAGTGTCAGTGCCTTCCAAGCTCAACAACGTGTTCACTGAGGAGGTAGTGGGTTTCTACAAGTCGGAGACCCTGGCCGAGTTCCAAAGGATCATCCTATCCAATACCTACACCCATTTTAAACACTTCCTCAAATACTGGTGCTTAGCCATGCCAGAAATAAATGACGGCGTCCAGTTTAGGGGGTTCGTGAAGAGACACCTTGCTTTGCAGCTGAAGAATGCTATTGCGAAATCCTTGGGAGGCAAAGAGTACGTCGAAGCCATTTTGAAATTTCGTCGTAGTCCGTTGGCACGGGCAATGCGGGACCACAAAAATCTGGTGGCCGTAATCGATGAGGTGTGTTCAGATACTTTAAACAAAATGGATCAGAAAGTTGAGCCTATCAGGCTGCTGGTCATATACTCAAACGAACTGATGACGAACAAGTCCGTGGGAGATATCCTTGAAGAGCTTAAACAGATTGTTGAAGTTGTGGAGTTCATAAACGAAAAGGATAagtttattcaaaaatattggaGAGCTCTTAGAGCTCGACAAATCAAAGAGATATCAGTCTGGGATGGAAATGAGTCGACAATGATTTCGCTGCTGACCAAAAAGTTTGGTGTTGATTTGacttatactttaaaaaatcagTTGGACGATTTAGAAAAGTCGAGGACAAAAGTTGGTCAGTTTCAAAATTATATGGATAGTATGGGTGTTCGGCTGTGCTTTGATTTTCGCCTTAAGTACTTCAAAAACAGAGGTCTTGATGCGAATTTCAATCTCATATTGCCGGAGGAACTACGGATAGCGGTGGAGCAGTTTAAAATGTTCCACACCGAGTATGAGAAATCGAAAAGAAAGGTTGTCTTTCACCACGGCTTATCCTCCGGCGAGATAATTTGTAATTTGGGTCAGTCGACCAAAATCCTGGAGGTAAGCACTTTGCAAATGTCGATTCTGCTGCTGTTCAACGAAAAGGAAAGTTTCACGGAGGAAGAGTTGAAGGATAGGTTGGGCACACCAATGGACATTCTGCAACCG GCACTGGAGTTTTGGAAAAGTACCAGCTTCCTGATTTGTTCCGGGACTTCTGTGGCGGTCAACACGAATTTCACAAGCAAAAAGCGCCGTCTTAACTTTAACAAGGTTGCGAATGGGACTAAAACTAGAAGGATTGATGAGAAAGAAGATTCCGTCTTACAATTAAAGCGAAAAAAACAAACGGATGCTGCAATAGTGCGCATAATGAAAAAGCACAAGGAACTGGAACATCCGCAATTAATTTCAAACGTTGTAGAGGAGCTGAGGTATTTGTTTATCCCAAACGTAgcatttattaaagaaagaatTGCTGATTTGATCAATAAGGAATATGTGATGCGTTGTGGTCGTTCCACATACAGATACATTCAATGA
- the LOC108028099 gene encoding protein Exd1 homolog, translated as MSDSEGNESFRSALEAPAVDTRYPLGKGEVESLRRKLDRIVLIQQTDSKYYKAVEDMKDQTSISLLVEPSFYGRHQATSVLAVATANETYIFDIKALGCIFPELARILEAEHPRKVMHYSHRIADHMHHKHRLTLGGICDTFVALCLARQERSPCSLPEAISLVFGLPMEDLVCEEVIGASESRRNFTARPLSRSQLRYIARMVQLQHLMHDRLIYGSICAEVQRMSLAFSHNYSGFRSCDVAINMGPSSRFGFHLIDPSYKTTADPRITLPTPDEIDRQELEHKKSRN; from the coding sequence ATGAGCGACAGTGAGGGAAACGAGAGTTTCCGCTCGGCATTGGAAGCCCCTGCAGTGGATACTCGGTATCCACTCGGAAAAGGAGAGGTGGAAAGCCTGCGAAGGAAGTTGGATCGCATTGTTTTGATCCAGCAGACGGACTCGAAGTACTACAAAGCCGTGGAGGACATGAAGGATCAGACCAGCATATCCTTGCTGGTGGAGCCCAGTTTTTACGGGCGCCACCAGGCCACATCCGTTTTGGCGGTGGCCACGGCCAACGAAACGTACATTTTCGACATAAAGGCACTCGGCTGCATATTTCCGGAGCTGGCCAGGATCCTGGAGGCGGAACATCCGCGCAAGGTGATGCACTACAGCCATCGCATCGCCGATCATATGCACCACAAGCACCGGCTCACCTTGGGCGGAATCTGCGACACCTTTGTGGCCCTATGCTTGGCCCGGCAGGAAAGATCGCCCTGCTCCCTGCCGGAGGCTATATCCCTGGTCTTTGGCCTACCGATGGAGGACCTCGTCTGCGAGGAGGTGATCGGCGCCAGCGAATCGCGGCGAAACTTCACTGCTCGCCCCCTGAGCCGCAGTCAACTGAGGTACATTGCCAGGATGGTCCAGCTGCAACACTTAATGCACGACCGCTTGATCTACGGCAGCATTTGCGCCGAGGTGCAGCGCATGTCCTTGGCGTTCAGCCACAACTACTCGGGCTTCCGATCGTGCGATGTGGCCATCAACATGGGACCCAGCAGTCGCTTCGGATTCCACCTCATAGATCCCAGCTACAAGACGACCGCCGACCCAAGAATAACGCTGCCCACGCCCGACGAAATCGATCGGCAAGAGTTGGAGCACAAAAAAAGTCGCAACTAA
- the LOC108028096 gene encoding P protein: MKFMSDIFRGANSSLIDGVFQAWPSSHQSSVRRRLRMPEQLEPNFLDEPETFSVLRLVFKVIKIGVLLLIWGFFTYVLVRISTVPDATTVVTVLPNETHLRRVKLPNDATRITLKGPIDLDLQKYKGDAKDTPFVALRVEWRDRDLNKTFRRSRMWAIYLLKDEGRFTEVSGTFKISPTTDRNAKAVISLEGRNEEPVSLLMEVSSHPMVTDYGVLYAALLLLGLYILIVFELTDRTFAALLMATTGIAILTALGNRPTLENIIAWIDFETLMLLLGMMILVAIMSETGIFDWMAVLAYRISKGHPWPLLVLLSSITAIMSCILDNVTMLLLMAPIAIRLCEAMEVQTPLVLIVVVMYSNIGGTLTPVGDPPNVIIATNPEVIAQGVDFLVFTLHMLPGVLVALIAGFGVFYLTMRKSLFKLQDRQVELAAEREANRRRMSAEISARATEMRDRQSARQCLKPSSNYFETLAHLEAHHRIRNKTLLIKCMFTLVFVVICFLLHSLPFMAGATLGWVSMLAAFLLLILAKMNDIEEILDQVEWSALLFLAALLVLTEAVAQLGFIHWLSEHTVRVIMSVEEKHQTTVGVLVILWLTTLLAAFVGNVPVTTMMLRLTIELHHNDAISVPHTPLIWALSYGACFGGNGTLIGASANVVAAAIAHQYGYKISFVQFFIYGFPMVLATVSLATVYLLLAHSVFTWHKT; this comes from the coding sequence ATGAAATTCATGAGTGATATTTTTCGTGGAGCAAATTCTAGCCTCATAGACGGAGTGTTCCAGGCATGGCCCTCCTCCCACCAGTCGAGCGTCCGCCGAAGACTACGGATGCCGGAGCAGCTAGAGCCGAACTTCTTGGATGAGCCGGAGACGTTCTCTGTTTTGCGACTTGTCTTCAAGGTCATTAAGATCGGCGTACTCCTGCTGATCTGGGGCTTCTTCACCTACGTTCTGGTGCGGATCTCCACCGTGCCGGATGCTACAACGGTGGTCACCGTGTTGCCCAACGAAACCCACCTCCGCCGGGTGAAATTGCCAAACGATGCCACCAGGATAACTCTGAAAGGTCCCATAGATTTGGATTTGCAGAAGTACAAAGGAGATGCCAAGGATACGCCCTTTGTGGCTCTGCGAGTGGAGTGGCGGGATCGGGACTTGAATAAGACATTCCGCCGCTCCAGAATGTGGGCTATCTACCTGCTGAAAGACGAGGGTCGCTTCACGGAAGTCAGCGGCACCTTCAAGATTTCGCCGACGACAGACCGCAATGCGAAGGCCGTGATCTCACTGGAAGGCCGGAACGAGGAGCCGGTGTCCCTGCTCATGGAGGTCTCCTCCCACCCCATGGTCACCGATTACGGAGTCCTCTACGCCGCCCTGCTGTTACTAGGTCTGTATATCCTGATCGTCTTCGAGCTCACGGATCGCACCTTCGCCGCTCTCCTGATGGCCACCACTGGGATAGCGATCCTCACGGCGCTGGGGAATCGACCCACCCTGGAGAATATCATCGCCTGGATCGACTTCGAGAccctgatgctgctgctgggaaTGATGATTTTGGTGGCCATAATGTCGGAGACGGGAATCTTCGACTGGATGGCCGTGCTGGCCTACAGGATCTCCAAGGGTCATCCCTGGCCGCTGCTCGTTTTACTGAGTTCCATCACCGCCATCATGTCCTGTATCCTGGACAACGTGACCATGCTGCTTCTAATGGCGCCCATTGCCATCCGCTTGTGCGAGGCCATGGAAGTGCAAACACCTCTGGTCCTCATAGTAGTGGTAATGTACTCCAATATCGGAGGCACCCTCACTCCGGTGGGCGACCCGCCCAATGTGATCATAGCCACCAACCCGGAGGTGATTGCCCAGGGCGTGGACTTCCTGGTCTTCACTCTACACATGCTGCCCGGAGTTCTGGTGGCACTGATAGCGGGCTTCGGGGTCTTCTACCTGACCATGAGGAAATCCCTGTTCAAGCTGCAGGATCGACAAGTTGAGCTGGCTGCCGAGAGGGAGGCCAATAGACGAAGGATGAGCGCGGAAATCTCAGCCCGAGCGACGGAGATGCGGGATCGCCAGTCGGCAAGACAGTGTCTGAAACCCTCGTCGAACTATTTCGAGACCCTGGCCCATCTGGAGGCACATCATCGGATTCGCAACAAGACGCTGCTGATCAAGTGCATGTTCACCCTGGTCTTTGTGGTCATATGCTTCCTGCTGCACTCGCTGCCCTTCATGGCCGGCGCCACCTTGGGCTGGGTATCCATGCTGGCCGCCTTCCTGCTCCTTATTCTGGCCAAGATGAACGACATCGAGGAAATACTCGACCAGGTCGAGTGGTCGGCCCTGCTCTTCCTGGCCGCCCTGCTAGTGCTCACCGAGGCGGTGGCCCAGTTGGGTTTCATCCACTGGCTGAGTGAACACACGGTCAGGGTGATCATGAGCGTGGAGGAGAAGCACCAGACCACGGTGGGCGTTCTGGTGATCCTCTGGCTGACCACCCTGCTGGCGGCCTTCGTCGGCAACGTCCCGGTGACCACCATGATGCTCCGGCTGACCATCGAGCTGCACCACAACGACGCCATCAGTGTGCCCCACACGCCCCTCATCTGGGCCCTGTCCTACGGCGCCTGCTTCGGCGGCAACGGCACCCTGATTGGGGCCTCGGCCAATGTGGTCGCCGCCGCGATCGCCCACCAGTACGGCTATAAGATCTCCTTCGTCCAGTTCTTCATCTACGGCTTCCCCATGGTGCTGGCCACCGTTTCCCTGGCTACCGTCTACCTCCTCCTCGCCCACTCGGTGTTCACCTGGCACAAAACGTAG
- the LOC122819011 gene encoding zinc finger protein 624 produces the protein MESSICRVCLENGDNLVNIFEETHQTEVSVADMISEWAGFKIERGDTFPETICPSCLQDAQNAYEMNSTYRRGHRLHCRLKKDPLEDSLKEEVYKEPDIDCHITNNNDSHPPVPKIKEEDEEELLGGQFQEKKESSKEEGFEEEYNPKSECKIKSVEEDKLQDVEDRFTSPIRKQPTKKDFQREYKGDDNLKDMGEQLKKRVQSQKSQEPLEEEVFEEEYNPRSDCDTRTVEDDVQENEVDWQAGREDGKINSRNKCTYCSKIFISKSALAEHWRKHIEELPKCIICSKTFQNSIYLQRHMKRHRDTLPGKCHHCSITFSSRAALHGHLRIHREKQQCIHCLRTFQFGSSLQKHLGTYAEERKLKCTHCSQTFPCNTHLQQHLNEMQPLRCPHCPKILKCRPALQNHIRLHAKERTYKCTPCAMIFLNLADLNSHLQTHSELGRPYKCPKCPRRFTTSKGVHLHERLHTVQQWPVGRKNYGKSIVPIL, from the coding sequence ATGGAGTCTTCAATTTGCCGTGTTTGCCTGGAAAATGGTGACAACTTGGTCAATATATTTGAAGAGACCCATCAAACGGAAGTTTCCGTTGCGGATATGATTTCTGAGTGGGCGGGCTTCAAAATTGAAAGAGGAGATACATTTCCCGAAACCATCTGCCCTTCCTGCCTGCAGGATGCTCAAAACGCATATGAGATGAACTCAACTTACAGGAGAGGCCACAGACTCCACTGTCGCCTGAAGAAGGACCCATTGGAGGATTCACTCAAGGAAGAAGTGTACAAAGAGCCGGACATCGATTGTCACATAACAAACAACAATGACTCTCATCCGCCTGTTCCTAAAATTAAGGAAGAAGATGAAGAGGAACTACTTGGAGGCcagtttcaagaaaaaaaagaatcaaGCAAAGAAGAGGGATTTGAGGAGGAATACAATCCCAAGTCCGAGTGCAAGATCAAGAGTGTGGAAGAGGATAAGCTGCAAGATGTGGAGGACCGATTCACAAGCCCAATAAGGAAGCAACCAACCAAAAAAGACTTCCAGAGGGAATACAAGGGAGATGATAATCTGAAAGATATGGGGGAACAACTTAAAAAACGAGTCCAAAGCCAAAAAAGCCAGGAACCACTCGAAGAAGAGGTATTTGAGGAGGAATACAATCCTAGATCTGACTGCGATACCAGGACTGTGGAAGATGATGTCCAGGAAAATGAAGTTGATTGGCAAGCTGGTAGGGAGGatggtaaaataaatagcCGTAATAAATGCACTTACTGTTCAAAGATTTTCATATCGAAGTCAGCTCTAGCGGAGCACTGGCGAAAACACATAGAAGAACTACCGAAGTGTATCATTTGCTCAAAGACTTTTCAAAACAGCATATATCTTCAACGACACATGAAAAGGCACAGGGACACTTTGCCTGGCAAGTGTCACCACTGCTCGATAACCTTCTCAAGTAGAGCCGCGCTTCATGGCCATCTCCGCATACATAGAGAAAAACAACAGTGTATCCATTGCTTGCGCACCTTTCAATTTGGATCATCGCTCCAAAAGCATCTTGGAACTTACGcagaagaaagaaagttaaagTGTACCCATTGCTCTCAAACTTTTCCTTGCAATACACATCTTCAGCAACACCTGAACGAAATGCAGCCGCTTAGGTGTCCACACTGcccaaaaatcttaaaatgtaGACCAGCGCTCCAAAACCATATTAGATTGCACGCAAAAGAACGAACATATAAGTGTACCCCCTGCGCAATGATTTTTTTGAACCTCGCAGACCTCAATTCACACCTACAAACCCACTCTGAACTCGGAAGACCGTATAAGTGTCCCAAGTGCCCAAGGAGGTTCACCACGAGTAAAGGTGTTCATCTACACGAACGATTACACACAGTACAACAATGGCCAGTAGGTCGGAAAAACTATGGCAAATCGATCGTACCAATACTTTAA
- the LOC108028705 gene encoding MICAL-like protein 1, whose protein sequence is MSDRRGTKVGTGTKALEYWCRVITQGYNGVKVENMTTSWRDGLAFCAIIHHFRPDLIDFDRLKATDIYENNDLAFTTAEKYLGIPALLDAADMVSYEVPDRLSILTYLSQFYKVLGKSLKPPKTEEKFCEESEPPQKMMHIVGMPRRDKCQKCELPVFLAERVLVGKRAYHRTCLKCARCSSLLTPGSFYETEVNNIYCCETCPDEESEPESDIVKLKTAQNESEHESDDVELKTANMDTTGDQKLVAESSDTFSDHQADEEDNNSASLSTSELNSISKTPSNIDEQNEDDKQKAVEQNDQLEVDPEKPVIPVVPKISAAPLSEEDGGIPDENIKPTVDPVKPVLPEEPKISTLSLDTEDSRPLVETPLKKLDEQEVISSINTADIPIPVPPKAPTPENNTQEAIEPEDNISCNTENVIFSKTESSSKQEGDVNISQANNLEFPKENSSEVKVAETEYPEDLNPFKDDDSCKGANPFDSSDDEVELLKYIPAQKSNNIASKRDKVVPPRPPPPKIGLAIKKPSEDQHSSPTPSQGKKMPMPTPRITISKPQTPAKWTTQDQKNNCNISASSSENLDSMRSFDRGADDRGSSVSLPSANAPRKPLRASGATPLKDEDLSPTTSLSSITSPMRKKRQAPLPPKQANLESDPGYSKLSDEQKVRRLIPLDQSLLSDGATESSNYDDSLNTSNADEEVNVVYRRILVPPTQPENVVERSKEDQKNPIVYNDFDRNVSPLGYNKSTHGKWKRRKGPAPAVPIPPRKVLQRLPLQEIRHEFEIIAVQQLGLEKQGVILEKMIRDRCERSLDATEADGVESEITNSKEVEDLILQLFELVNEKNELFRRQAELMYLRRQHRLEQEQADIEHEIRVLMGQPEQNKTDSDKAHEEVLINRLVKVVEMRNEVIDSLETDRVREAREDMSIKNRLHIYNSEREEPADPKSADKSSKKLSKKERKKLKEENKLGKGKKSDLDKDVDESEAAPALEKVKKKRNLFFLKM, encoded by the coding sequence ATGTCGGATCGTCGTGGCACAAAAGTTGGAACTGGTACAAAGGCTTTGGAGTACTGGTGCCGAGTTATAACCCAGGGATACAATGGAGTTAAGGTGGAGAATATGACGACTTCGTGGCGGGACGGTCTCGCCTTCTGCGCCATCATCCATCACTTTCGACCAGACCTTATAGATTTCGACCGTTTGAAGGCCACCGATATTTATGAGAACAACGACTTGGCCTTTACTACGGCCGAGAAGTACCTGGGCATTCCTGCGCTCCTCGATGCAGCTGACATGGTTTCGTATGAAGTGCCCGACAGGCTATCCATTCTAACGTATCTATCCCAGTTTTACAAGGTGCTCGGCAAGAGCCTCAAGCCGCCGAAGACAGAGGAGAAATTTTGTGAGGAAAGCGAGCCGCCGCAAAAGATGATGCATATTGTGGGGATGCCCAGGCGTGATAAGTGTCAAAAGTGCGAGCTGCCCGTTTTTCTGGCGGAGAGAGTGCTCGTCGGGAAAAGGGCTTATCACCGCACTTGTCTGAAATGCGCCAGATGTTCCTCGTTACTCACTCCCGGGAGTTTTTATGAGACGGAGGTCAATAATATATACTGTTGTGAGACGTGCCCCGATGAGGAAAGCGAACCTGAATCCGACATTGTTAAACTGAAGACAGCCCAAAACGAAAGCGAACATGAATCTGACGATGTTGAACTGAAAACAGCCAATATGGATACTACTGGCGATCAAAAATTGGTTGCAGAAAGTTCTGATACCTTTAGCGATCATCAAGCAGATGAGGAAGACAATAATAGTGCCTCTTTAAGTACAAGTGAATTGAATTCAATCTCTAAAACGCCGTCCAACATAGATGAACAAAATGAAGATGATAAACAAAAAGCTGTTGAGCAAAATGATCAACTAGAAGTTGATCCTGAAAAGCCTGTTATACCAGTCGTGCCTAAAATCTCTGCGGCTCCTTTAAGCGAGGAAGATGGTGGTATCCCTGACGaaaatattaaaccaacaGTTGATCCTGTAAAGCCTGTTTTACCAGAAGAACCTAAGATCTCTACCCTTTCACTAGACACTGAAGATAGCCGTCCTCTCGTAGAAACACCCTTGAAGAAACTTGATGAACAAGAAGTGATAAGCTCGATCAATACTGCAGATATACCCATTCCAGTGCCACCGAAAGCACCTACTCCAGAAAATAACACTCAAGAAGCCATTGAACCTGAAGACAATATAAGCTGTAATAcagaaaatgtaattttctcaaaaacagaAAGCAGCTCAAAGCAGGAAGGTGATGTCAATATCTCGCAAGCAAATAATCTCGAGTTTCCGAAGGAGAATTCAAGTGAGGTAAAAGTAGCTGAAACTGAGTATCCAGAGGACCTGAATCCCTTTAAAGATGATGACTCGTGCAAAGGTGCTAATCCCTTTGACAGCTCCGACGACGAAGTGGAGCTTCTTAAATACATTCCAGCCCAAAAAAGCAATAACATTGCTTCAAAAAGGGATAAGGTCGTGCCACCCCGTCCACCTCCACCTAAAATAGGCCTAGCCATTAAAAAACCATCGGAGGATCAACATTCCAGTCCCACTCCTTCGCAAGGAAAAAAAATGCCGATGCCTACACCTAGAATAACTATATCGAAACCCCAGACTCCTGCAAAGTGGACAACTCAAGACcagaaaaataattgtaatatttcCGCTTCGTCCTCGGAAAACTTGGACAGCATGAGATCGTTTGACCGCGGGGCAGATGACCGTGGATCAAGTGTCTCTTTGCCGTCTGCTAATGCGCCGCGAAAACCCCTTCGGGCCTCAGGAGCGACTCCGTTAAAAGACGAAGACCTAAGTCCCACTACCAGTCTCAGCTCCATTACATCTCCAATGCGGAAGAAGCGCCAAGCACCTTTGCCTCCGAAGCAGGCCAACTTGGAAAGTGACCCAGGGTATTCCAAATTATCAGACGAACAAAAGGTCAGAAGATTAATACCTCTTGACCAGAGCTTGCTGTCCGACGGAGCGACAGAGTCAAGTAACTACGACGATAGCCTAAACACTTCGAATGCAGACGAAGAGGTAAACGTAGTATATCGACGCATTTTGGTTCCACCAACTCAGCCCGAAAACGTAGTTGAACGGAGCAAGGAGGATCAAAAGAACCCAATCGTTTATAACGATTTTGATAGAAACGTAAGCCCCCTCGGATACAATAAATCAACCCACGGCAAATGGAAGAGGCGGAAAGGACCTGCTCCTGCGGTTCCTATACCACCACGAAAAGTTTTACAGCGACTCCCGCTGCAAGAAATTCGCCatgaattcgaaattattGCCGTACAACAGCTGGGCCTCGAGAAGCAAGGCGTTATTCTCGAGAAAATGATAAGGGATCGTTGTGAGCGGTCTTTGGATGCAACAGAAGCCGATGGTGTCGAATCTGAAATAACCAACTCCAAGGAAGTAGAAGATCTTATATTGCAACTATTCGAGCTGGTCAACGAAAAAAACGAATTGTTCCGGAGGCAAGCAGAGCTAATGTACCTTCGACGACAACATCGTTTGGAACAGGAGCAAGCTGACATTGAGCATGAAATTCGAGTATTAATGGGTCAGCCGgagcaaaacaaaactgaCTCAGATAAAGCCCATGAGGAAGTATTAATCAATCGCCTTGTGAAGGTCGTTGAGATGCGAAACGAAGTAATTGATAGCCTAGAGACTGATAGAGTTCGCGAGGCTCGAGAGGATATGAGCATTAAGAACCGACTACATATTTACAATTCTGAGCGCGAAGAACCAGCAGACCCAAAAAGCGCGGACAAGTCATCCAAAAAACTGTCGAAAAAGGAACGTAAGAAACttaaagaagaaaataaaCTGGGTAAGGGCAAAAAATCGGACCTCGATAAGGACGTCGATGAGTCTGAAGCAGCCCCAGCTTTGGAAAAGGTTAAGAAGAAACGAAACTTGTTTTTCTTGAAGATGTAA
- the LOC108028129 gene encoding zinc finger protein 234: MGRKSKKAIPRDPQTQKAIKSEPCEFNKKHSDGQCAVFIKSEDPAEDPYPQTEFYEVVMLDADSVKEEYAPEDQDEKDHEPEEQEISYHLAGPPKLCSKCLQGFPIEEFASHDCLAVNDPQSEDEISYHLVGPPKMCSTCLEAFPIEEFPNHSCRDINADKYPCKICPRKFRYKSLLVVHLKSHLRLQKGERIPELEATEPEKTKTEKAKHNLEFNYSPTPRWKLSRRRAEMMKRSELRVKQKLCHYCPIAFSNESHLEKHLRDHHGDLNSSTELIIPDANFDSTDLTCVKLENEETA, translated from the exons ATGGGCAGGAAATCCAAGAAGGCAATCCCAAGAGATCCACAAACCCAGAAGGCCATCAAAAGCGAACCTTGTGAGTTCAATAAAAAACATAGCGACGGACAGTGCGCTGTTTTCATTAAATCAGAAGATCCCGCTGAAGACCCTTATCCGCAAACTGAGTTCTATGAAG TGGTCATGCTGGATGCAGATTCGGTTAAGGAGGAGTATGCCCCGGAAGATCAGGATGAAAAGGACCACGAACCAGAGGAGCAGGAGATAAGCTATCATTTGGCAGGGCCCCCAAAACTCTGCTCAAAATGCTTGCAGGGATTTCCCATCGAAGAGTTCGCCAGCCATGACTGCCTAGCAGTGAATGATCCCCAATCGGAGGATGAGATCAGCTACCATTTGGTCGGCCCACCAAAAATGTGCTCTACATGCTTGGAGGCCTTCCCCATCGAAGAGTTTCCCAACCACAGCTGCAGGGACATCAACGCAGACAAATATCCCTGCAAAATATGCCCGAGGAAGTTTCGATACAAATCTCTGCTAGTTGTGCACCTAAA AAGCCACCTTAGACTGCAAAAGGGAGAGAGAATCCCGGAACTGGAGGCAACTGAACCAGAGAAAACGAAAACTGAAAAGGCCAAACATAACTTGGAGTTCAACTACTCACCAACACCGCGGTGGAAGTTGTCTCGGCGGAGAGCAGAGATGATGAAGCGCAGCGAATTGCGCGTAAAGCAGAAACTATGCCACTATTGCCCCATAGCCTTCTCCAACGAATCCCACCTGGAGAAGCACCTGAGGGATCACCATGGTGATCTCAATAGCTCCACCGAGCTAATCATACCAGATGCGAATTTTGACAGCACAGATCTTACCTGCGTCAAGTTAGAGAATGAGGAAACGGCATAA